The following proteins are encoded in a genomic region of Candidatus Dormiibacterota bacterium:
- a CDS encoding enoyl-CoA hydratase/isomerase family protein, translating into MPQALVSMRTESGIAVLELCNPPANTYSYEMMQELDAAILKARLDETVHVLVLRGAGDRFFCAGADINMLKSVTPRFKYFFCLHANETLNRLEQTPKLVIAALNGHAVGGGLEIAMAGDIRIARRGGGTIGLPEVALGVLPGTGGTQRLARLVGKGKAIELLATGRIFSFEEAAAIGLVTRVLEPENWWESVMDYARQFCPPGKASLAVGRIKRSVVTGSEMSFSDALALERELQQQLFESEDAQEGLRAYTEKRTPRFKGV; encoded by the coding sequence ATGCCCCAGGCGCTCGTTTCTATGCGGACCGAGAGCGGGATCGCCGTTCTTGAGCTTTGCAATCCCCCCGCCAACACCTATTCCTACGAGATGATGCAGGAGCTCGACGCCGCCATCCTGAAGGCCCGGCTGGACGAGACGGTGCATGTCCTGGTGCTGCGCGGCGCGGGCGACCGGTTCTTCTGCGCCGGCGCCGACATCAACATGCTCAAGAGCGTCACGCCGCGGTTCAAGTACTTCTTCTGCCTGCACGCCAACGAGACGCTGAACCGCCTTGAGCAGACTCCGAAGCTCGTCATTGCGGCGCTCAACGGTCATGCGGTCGGGGGCGGGCTGGAAATCGCCATGGCGGGAGATATCCGCATCGCCAGGAGGGGGGGTGGCACCATCGGTCTGCCCGAGGTCGCGCTGGGGGTCCTTCCCGGCACGGGCGGGACGCAGCGCCTCGCGAGGCTCGTGGGAAAGGGGAAGGCGATCGAGCTCCTGGCCACCGGCCGGATCTTTTCCTTCGAAGAGGCCGCGGCGATCGGACTCGTGACGCGCGTCCTCGAGCCTGAAAACTGGTGGGAAAGCGTGATGGACTACGCCCGCCAGTTCTGTCCGCCCGGCAAGGCGAGCCTGGCGGTCGGCCGGATCAAGCGAAGCGTCGTCACCGGGAGCGAAATGTCCTTCTCCGACGCCCTGGCCCTCGAGCGCGAGCTGCAGCAGCAGCTGTTCGAGTCGGAGGACGCCCAGGAGGGACTGCGCGCCTACACCGAGAAGCGGACTCCCCGGTTCAAGGGCGTCTGA
- a CDS encoding zinc-binding dehydrogenase translates to MKAVVIRRHGGVEVLEIADLPKPQAGPGQVLLKLKAAGMNHLDTWVRRGLPGITLPLPMIPGSDGAGVVEEVGPGVRDPKPGDRVFVSPGYSCGRCIECGSGREPLCKDYGIFGEHGNGLQAEYAALPALNVMPLADGLSFEEGAAFPLVFLTAWHMLIGRARLRLGDDVLVHAGGSGVGTAAIQIAKLHGARVIATIGSHDKAAKVRGLGADEVVNYREVDFLEEVRRITGKRGVDVVVESVGEETWDRSLKALARGGRLVTCGATSGYEGRTDLRYVFSRGLSILGSTMGGRAELLRVARLVGDRLLRPIIDRILPLEQVADGHRAMAGRSLFGKIVLAP, encoded by the coding sequence ATGAAGGCGGTCGTCATCCGGAGACACGGAGGTGTCGAGGTCCTCGAGATCGCCGACCTGCCGAAGCCGCAGGCGGGGCCCGGCCAAGTGCTCCTGAAGTTGAAGGCGGCCGGCATGAACCACCTGGACACCTGGGTCCGCCGCGGGCTTCCCGGGATAACCCTTCCACTCCCGATGATTCCCGGCTCGGACGGCGCCGGGGTCGTCGAGGAGGTCGGTCCCGGAGTGCGCGATCCGAAGCCCGGCGACCGGGTGTTCGTCTCGCCCGGATACTCCTGCGGCCGCTGCATCGAGTGCGGCTCGGGCCGGGAGCCGCTGTGCAAGGATTACGGGATCTTCGGGGAGCATGGCAACGGCCTCCAGGCAGAATACGCGGCCCTTCCGGCCCTGAACGTCATGCCGCTTGCGGACGGGTTGTCGTTCGAGGAGGGGGCGGCCTTCCCGCTCGTGTTCCTGACGGCCTGGCACATGCTGATCGGCCGGGCCCGGTTGCGCCTCGGCGACGACGTCCTGGTCCACGCCGGCGGGAGCGGAGTCGGCACGGCGGCCATCCAGATCGCGAAGCTCCACGGAGCGCGCGTCATCGCGACCATCGGCTCGCACGACAAGGCGGCGAAGGTGAGAGGCCTGGGGGCCGACGAGGTGGTGAACTACCGCGAAGTCGATTTCCTCGAGGAGGTCCGCCGGATCACCGGCAAACGGGGTGTCGACGTGGTGGTCGAGAGCGTCGGCGAGGAGACCTGGGACCGGAGCCTCAAGGCGCTCGCCCGGGGCGGACGCCTGGTGACGTGCGGGGCGACCAGCGGCTACGAGGGTCGGACCGACCTCCGTTACGTCTTCTCGAGGGGGCTGTCGATTCTCGGATCGACCATGGGCGGGCGCGCCGAGCTGCTGCGCGTCGCCCGCCTGGTGGGGGATAGACTTCTGAGACCGATCATCGATCGGATCCTGCCTCTCGAGCAGGTCGCCGACGGTCATCGCGCCATGGCCGGGCGCTCGCTGTTCGGCAAGATCGTGCTCGCGCCGTGA
- a CDS encoding enoyl-CoA hydratase-related protein: MKRARPRPARRSTAAARRRPATALPARFRSLRVESSDGIAVVTIHRPEARNAINLEVVNEMHAALSGLADDARTRVLILTGSGRMAFASGADIRELRDRRAADALRGINSSLFMTIERFPLPTIAAVSGYALGGGCELALACDLRIAGESARFGQPEVGLGIIPAAGGTYRLPRIVGAGRARELILTGRIIDADEALAIGLVNRLVPDERVLQEARATALVMARKGPLALRAAKMALAASAYGPDAGHVAERLAQAILFESADKREGMTAFLEGRPPRFAGK; encoded by the coding sequence GTGAAGCGCGCGCGCCCTCGTCCGGCGAGACGAAGCACGGCCGCGGCGCGCCGCCGGCCGGCGACAGCCCTTCCCGCCCGCTTCAGGAGCCTCCGGGTCGAGTCCTCGGACGGCATCGCCGTCGTCACGATCCACCGGCCCGAGGCCCGGAACGCCATCAATCTTGAAGTGGTGAACGAGATGCACGCGGCGTTGTCGGGGCTGGCCGACGACGCGAGGACGCGTGTCCTGATCCTGACCGGTTCGGGTAGGATGGCCTTCGCCTCGGGCGCCGACATCCGCGAGCTTCGCGACCGCCGGGCCGCCGACGCCCTGCGCGGAATCAACTCGAGCCTGTTCATGACGATCGAGCGATTCCCGCTGCCGACCATCGCGGCGGTGTCGGGATACGCGCTGGGGGGCGGCTGCGAGCTGGCCCTCGCCTGCGATCTGCGCATCGCCGGGGAATCGGCCCGCTTCGGGCAGCCGGAGGTCGGGCTCGGCATCATTCCCGCCGCCGGGGGGACCTACCGCCTGCCGCGCATCGTCGGCGCCGGCCGGGCCCGGGAGCTCATCCTGACCGGCCGGATCATCGACGCCGACGAGGCGCTCGCCATCGGACTGGTGAACCGCCTGGTGCCCGACGAGCGGGTCCTTCAGGAGGCCCGGGCGACGGCGCTCGTAATGGCCCGCAAGGGACCGCTCGCCCTGCGCGCCGCCAAGATGGCCCTCGCCGCCTCGGCCTACGGGCCGGACGCAGGACACGTCGCCGAGCGTCTGGCGCAGGCCATCCTGTTCGAGTCGGCCGACAAGCGGGAAGGGATGACCGCCTTCCTGGAGGGGCGGCCGCCGCGCTTCGCCGGAAAGTAG
- a CDS encoding amidohydrolase family protein, which produces MVIDAHIHVQPWRQLRPAALDRIASGRRDLDLIRRLFDDPPAFLRFLDEQGIDRAVLVNYVSPDVIGFTDEVNEWIGNYCRRHADRLIAVGGVHPRLTPDPAGALQHIVEKDGIRALKLHPPHQHFFPNGYRDGGSLPGLADLYERAQTLRIPIIVHTGTSIFPDARNTYGDPMPLDDVAVDFPQLTIIMAHGGRPLWMETCFFLLRRHPNVYMDISGIPPKALLQYFPRIEQVAHKTLFGTDWPSPGVESPGGNVQAFRALALRAEAMEAILGGTAGRIFAKR; this is translated from the coding sequence ATGGTCATCGACGCCCACATCCACGTCCAGCCCTGGAGACAGCTCAGGCCGGCGGCGCTCGACCGCATCGCGAGCGGCCGGCGTGATCTCGATCTGATTCGCCGACTGTTCGATGACCCGCCGGCGTTCCTGCGCTTCCTGGACGAACAGGGGATCGATCGCGCCGTTCTGGTGAACTACGTCAGCCCTGATGTCATCGGGTTCACGGACGAGGTGAACGAGTGGATCGGCAACTACTGCCGACGCCACGCCGACCGCCTGATCGCGGTCGGTGGCGTGCACCCGCGCCTGACGCCGGACCCGGCCGGGGCGCTGCAGCACATCGTCGAGAAGGACGGCATCCGCGCTCTCAAGCTCCACCCGCCGCACCAGCACTTCTTCCCGAACGGCTACCGGGACGGCGGAAGCCTGCCGGGCCTCGCCGACCTGTACGAGAGGGCGCAGACCCTCCGGATCCCGATCATCGTCCACACCGGCACGTCGATCTTTCCGGACGCGCGCAACACGTACGGCGACCCGATGCCGCTCGACGACGTGGCGGTCGATTTCCCGCAGCTGACGATCATCATGGCCCACGGCGGCCGGCCGCTCTGGATGGAGACCTGCTTCTTCCTGCTGCGCCGGCACCCGAACGTTTACATGGACATCTCGGGGATCCCGCCGAAGGCCCTCCTGCAGTACTTCCCCCGGATCGAGCAGGTCGCGCACAAGACGTTGTTCGGCACCGACTGGCCGAGCCCCGGAGTCGAGAGCCCGGGCGGCAACGTCCAGGCGTTCAGGGCCCTGGCGCTCCGTGCCGAGGCGATGGAGGCGATCCTCGGCGGGACCGCCGGGAGGATCTTCGCGAAGCGTTGA
- a CDS encoding PilZ domain-containing protein, which produces MVKQVLWSESVRDRIDSGRPHFLARACLKALSAGAGSVLLDVAATDRPDLIVLAPEASDMGAPDLCRRIRQDDRTRGIPILALASDDTQEFLFREAGCTDVVRASIPAALLQEKIAAMLGMRLRQHPRYPVVLPVARGRFIREFLGYSNAVSEGGIGFDTLARIKGGEHLALRIYRNTEEKPIAVSGRVASVRANIDTGIGYAVGVEFLEMAETDKERLVELFPRDASVVWGGDPGPERTPDGRKIPTV; this is translated from the coding sequence TTGGTCAAGCAGGTTCTGTGGAGCGAATCGGTCCGCGATCGCATCGACAGCGGCAGACCCCACTTTCTCGCCAGGGCCTGTCTCAAGGCGCTGTCGGCCGGGGCCGGCTCGGTCCTGCTCGATGTGGCCGCGACCGATCGCCCCGACCTCATCGTCCTGGCCCCCGAGGCGTCCGACATGGGCGCGCCGGATCTCTGCCGGCGGATCCGTCAGGACGACCGGACGCGCGGCATCCCGATCCTCGCGCTGGCCTCGGACGACACGCAGGAGTTCCTGTTCAGGGAGGCCGGTTGCACCGACGTGGTGCGCGCCTCCATCCCGGCGGCGCTCCTGCAGGAGAAGATCGCCGCCATGCTCGGAATGCGCCTCAGGCAGCACCCGCGCTACCCCGTCGTCCTGCCGGTCGCGCGCGGCCGGTTCATCCGCGAGTTCCTCGGCTACTCGAACGCGGTGAGCGAGGGGGGCATCGGGTTCGACACCCTCGCGCGCATCAAGGGGGGGGAGCACCTCGCCCTGCGGATCTACCGGAATACGGAGGAAAAGCCGATCGCGGTCAGCGGCCGGGTCGCCTCGGTCCGGGCGAACATCGACACCGGCATCGGCTACGCAGTGGGAGTTGAGTTCCTGGAGATGGCCGAGACCGACAAGGAGCGTCTCGTCGAGCTCTTCCCGCGCGATGCGAGTGTCGTATGGGGCGGGGATCCGGGACCGGAACGGACTCCCGACGGGCGCAAGATCCCCACGGTCTGA
- a CDS encoding methionine synthase, producing the protein MSDIAPLADGDAREAPALPAGLLLPLSTIGSFPKPERLKRARAEVSRGGDAESLHAIEREETSACLRLQEDLGLDLLVDGEMYRGDMTTYFAENLEGFRISGLVRSYGNRYYRKPVVVGEVRWSRPVTVEWFRYASGQTRHPVKAILTGPYTLMDWAFDEHYASRESLALALADVVRQECEALVAAGARYVQIDEPAVSVRPDEIDLAIRAMHRVTDGLRARTITHICYGDFAAIYPRLLDLPVEQFTLELSNSALGLLDLFRTSPFTKELGAGVLDVHHHAIETVEVVKERIRAALGVVPASRLWINPDCGLKTRSPEEAEAKIRNMVAATLEVRRSL; encoded by the coding sequence ATGAGCGACATCGCGCCTCTCGCGGACGGCGACGCCCGGGAGGCTCCGGCGCTGCCTGCCGGACTTCTCCTGCCGCTCAGCACGATCGGGTCGTTCCCCAAGCCGGAGCGGCTGAAGCGGGCGCGCGCCGAGGTCTCCCGCGGCGGCGACGCGGAGTCGCTGCACGCCATCGAGCGCGAGGAGACCAGCGCATGCCTCCGGCTTCAGGAAGACCTGGGCCTCGACCTGCTGGTGGACGGCGAGATGTACCGCGGCGACATGACGACCTATTTCGCCGAGAACCTGGAAGGGTTCCGCATCTCGGGGCTGGTGCGCTCGTACGGCAACCGCTACTACCGGAAGCCGGTCGTGGTCGGCGAGGTGCGCTGGAGTCGTCCGGTCACGGTCGAGTGGTTCCGCTACGCCAGCGGGCAGACGCGCCATCCGGTGAAGGCGATCCTGACCGGCCCCTATACCTTGATGGACTGGGCGTTCGACGAGCACTACGCCTCGCGCGAATCGCTGGCCCTGGCGCTGGCCGACGTGGTCCGCCAGGAGTGCGAGGCGCTGGTCGCGGCCGGCGCGCGCTACGTCCAGATCGACGAGCCGGCCGTTTCGGTGCGCCCGGACGAGATCGATCTCGCGATTCGCGCCATGCACCGGGTCACCGACGGTCTGCGCGCCAGGACGATCACGCACATCTGCTATGGAGACTTCGCGGCCATCTATCCCCGCCTGCTGGACCTGCCCGTGGAGCAGTTCACCCTGGAGCTGTCGAACTCGGCCCTCGGCCTGCTCGATCTGTTCCGCACCTCGCCGTTCACGAAGGAGCTGGGGGCGGGCGTGCTGGACGTCCACCACCACGCCATCGAGACGGTCGAAGTGGTGAAGGAGCGCATCCGGGCGGCGCTCGGCGTCGTGCCGGCGTCCCGTCTCTGGATCAACCCGGACTGCGGTCTCAAGACCCGCTCCCCCGAAGAGGCGGAAGCCAAGATCAGGAACATGGTCGCGGCCACCCTCGAGGTGCGGCGCAGCCTCTGA